GTAAGCAATAGTTATATATAACCTCTTATAAGCGAAGTATTATTATTTAGCAATATTTTCAAATGCAAATTTTCTAAAGGATTCAAAGATAATATTCTTGAATTTATTTTTGTGATAAATCATATACGTATTTCTTTCAAACTTCATATTAATAATATCAATTTTGTATAATTTATTAGAACGAATTTCGGTTTCCACACTTTTCGCTGGTAAAATAGAAATTGCATTTTTATGCTTTATGAGTAGTTCCTTTATAGATACTGTATGTTCAAGTGCCAATGTGATATTTAGATCTGATTTCACATCTCCTAAATAATCAAAAAAAGTTTGAGTAACTGCTGAAGATATTTCTCTTACTATCCATTCTTTATCAAATAATTGATCAATATAAAAACTTTTTTCTATAAGAGATTTATCTGAACTCACAACAATAAGTTCATCTTTATAAAGTAATTCCTTTACAATATCTTTATCAAAAAGTTCAAATTCAATAAATCCAATGTCCACTTTACCTTCATTAATCAAAGAGATAATATGATTAGGTTCTGGATATAAATGAGTAATATTTATATCCTTATATAGTTTCTTATAATCATATAGAACATCAGCTAAAACATAGGCGCCTATTGTGTTTGAAGCTGCAACATTAATATTTCCCGAAAATTTATTCTGGATAAATCTTTCTTCAAATCCTTTTAATTGTAATAATATAGGAGTAACTTCTTCATATAATGCTCTACCCCTTTCATTTATGATTAATTTTTTACTTATTCTATCGAACAACTTTTCATTAAATTCTTCTTCAATTGATTTGATAGCCATAGAAATACTTGGTTGAGTTAAATTCATTTTTTCAGAAACTTTTGTTAATTTTAATAATTTTGCAACGTTTACAAATATATCCATCTCTCTTATTGTCATTTTTAGTTTATCCAATTTTGGTCTTTTATAATATATTATATTACCAAAATAATGTGAGGTCTATATACTATATAGTTGTATATATATTATACAGAGTAAAATGGATGAGTAAAGTTAGAGAAGTAGAAGAGAACAATACTTTGTTATTGCTCTCTTTATTCAAATGGTTTTGTTATTAAAAAAATGGTTTATAACGCATTATGGAAAAACTATACAATTCCACTATTTCGTTCAGACCATGTGCTTAAAAAACTTTTTAATTTTTCTGATTTTGGTTGGCTAAAAAGTATTTTTGGATTGCCTTGCTCTTCAATTAAACCATTTGCAAGAAAGACAACCTTATCTGAAACTTTAGCTGCAAATCCCATTTCATGTGTCACTATTACCATAGTCATACCATCTTGAGCAAGTGATTGCATTACTTTTAATACTTCACCTACTAACTCAGGATCAAGTGCTGAAGTAGGCTCATCAAATAACATAATTTTAGGCTCAGTACCTAATGCTCTTGCAATTGCAACACGTTGTTGTTGCCCACCTGATAATTGTTCTGGATAAGCATCCTTTTTATGTAACATATCCACTCTTGTAAGTACTTTTACTGCTCTTTCCTCGGCTTCTTTTTTACTTAAACGATTAACTCGTAATAGTGGAGACATAACATTTTCAATCACACTCATATGTGGCCATAGATTAAACTGTTGAAAAACCATACAAACTTCTGCTAAATCTTCTTGTATAACATTACTTGGTAATAGTTCTAAATTACCTAAAGAATCCGAACCATAACCTATTAGTCTCCCATTTATTAATACCTCACCTCCATCGTACTGTTCAAGGAAGTTCATACATCTAAGCATTGTACTTTTCCCAGATCCCGATCCTCCAATAATACAAACCACTTCTCCATAATTGATATCGAGATTAATTCCTTTTAATACTTCGTTATCGCCAAAGTGCTTTTTTAAATTAATAAGTTTTATTGCTTTTTGTTGTGACATGATTATAACTCCTTCTGAATTCTTAAATTAGCTGCGTTGCAAATGAATAGTAGCTCGATTTTCACACCAAGAACCAATTTTTGCGACAATAAATGTAATACACCAGTAAGCTACAGCTAAAAACACATAAGGTTCAAGCATACTAAATGTTTCTGTTGCCATGGTAACTGCTGATGTTGTGAGTTCAGCTACTGTAATAATAGAAAGAATTGCAGATTCTTTAATTAAAATGATAGTTTGATTAATACTTGGTGGTAAAATCAAACCCAACATCTGTGGTAGTTGAATATGTATCAAAATTTGGGCACGCGAATAACCTAAATCTTCTGCTGCCTCAATATGTCCTTTAGGAATGCTTTCAAATCCTGAGCGAAATATTTCAGTAAAATAAGCTGCACCATATAAACTCAGACCTAAAATACCCACCTGTTCTGCTGTTAATTCTAATCCAATAAATGGACCACCATAATAGACTAAATAAACTTGAACAAGCAAAGGAGTACCTCTGAACACATTTAAATATATAGAATAAATCAAACGAGTAATAAGCAAATTAATTCTATTAATACGATAGAGTATTAATCCTCCAATAAGAGCCAAAAATATACCTATTGAGCAAATGTAAAGAGTAAATAAAAGTCCTTTAAGTAATAAAGGCCAATAAGTAATGTAAAGACTTAAATCCATTTTCATAATCTCCTAATGTGTTGTTAAACGGGATTCGATATAACGTCCCAAAATTGTAATACAAGAAGTAAGGAGTAAATACAATACCGCTGCTGAAACAAAAAATTCAATTGGACGATAGGTTGTTGATGAATAAACTTGCGTAATTCGCATTAAATCAGTTACTGCTATTGTTGAAATAAGTGCAGAGTTCTTAATGATATCAATCGTTTCATTGGTTAATGATGGCAGTGTTTTTCTTAATACTTGCGGTAATTCAATGTAATATAAACATTGAAAAGCTGTGTAACCATAGCTCCAAGCTGATTCTTTTTGACCGTGTGGGATTGATTGAAATCCCCCACGTAAAATTTCAGCTTGGAATGCTGCTGTGTTCATTGATAATGCAATAATTGCAGCCAAAACTGATGGTATATTTATTCCCCAATATGGTAAAAAATAAAAAACAATCGTCAATTGTACTAGGATAGGCGTCCCTCTTATTGCACTAATATAAAATCGGCAGATAAAATTAATGAAAGCATGAGAAGATAAACGACCTAGACATAAAAAAATACTAAATACAAATCCAATAAGAATCGATAGCAAGGATATCCAAGTGGTCATCCATAGCCCATTTAGTAAAGAATCAGTATGTTCAAATACAACACTAAAATCGAACATCTTAAACCCTATCTTTACGCTTAGCTAATGATTCAGCAGTAACACAAAGTAATTCAAACATCATAGTTGCACCCACTAATGCCGTTGCACCAGATGGATCAAAGGGAGGTGAAACTTCAACAACATCTCCTCCAACTATATGTAAACCTGTTAAACCACGAATCAGTTTAATTGCTTCAAATGTAGTAAAACCACCAACTTCAGGTGTCCCTGTACCAACTGCAAAAGCAGGATCTAAACCATCAACATCAAAAGTAACATAAGTAGGTGTATTACCAATTAGACTGTGAACTTCAGATAAAATACCTTCAATACCTAATTCATAAAATTCATCCATATAGATAACCCTCATACCACTATCATGACTAAATTTCCAAATATCCTTGTGATTGACTGAACCTCTGATACCTATTTGAATAGTTTTTTTAGGGTCAATTAAACCTTCTTCAACCGCAACTCTAAAAGGAGAACCATGATGAAATTTAGATCCTAAATAGTGTCCACCAGTATCACAATGAGCATCAAAATGTACTAATGCGATAGGACTATTTTTAGCAAGGGCCCGTAAAATTGGTAGACTGATGGAATGATCTCCACCTGCTGAAATTGGGAGTACTCCTGCTTCAACAACTTTTTCAAAAAAATCTTGAATAGATCTGTGGCTTCGTTCAAGCTCAAATGGACTTTCAGGTAACGCATCACCAACATCAGCAACTTTACATAATTCAAAAGGTGAAATATCTGTACTTTGGTTAACAGATCGCATTAGACTTGATTGATTCCGAATTTCTCGAGGACCATGTCTTGTACCCGTACGGTTAGTTACTCCACCATCAAAAGGAACACCAATCAATCCAATGTCAATTCCTTCTAATGATTCTTCATAAGGACAGCGCATAAAAGTAGCAATCCCACTATATCGAGGTAATTGTTGTTGGTCTTGACTCATTATAGTTCCTTATCTGCAGGAGTAGGTATATATCCCGTTGGAAAATCCATTGTAAATCCGAACCATTTCATTTGTAGTTCCGTTAACTTACCACTTTTGTGTAATTTTTCTATTCCATCACTAAAAAATTGTACTAAAGTAGCTGATTCAGAATCTTTTCTACCTATCCAAGCATAATAAGCATCAGGACCAAAAACGGGTTGTACAATCTCAAATATATCTGGACGTTTTTTAACTACTGCAGCTAAGTTTGGTAGTGCTTGTGGCACAATGTCTACTCGTCTTGATGCTAAAGCGGTATAAGCTTCATTATAGTCAGTAAATTTTTTAATATTTTTATACCCTTTCTTTGAAAGTTCAGCCTTTTCATATATCTTTATTGCACCTAGTTGCTCTGAACCACCTTGTATCCCAAGAGTCATACCTGCCATATCTTTTGCTGAAGTGATACGCTTATCACCTTTACGTTTTAAGATAGCAAGTGATGCTGTTGAAATTGGATAAGTAAAGGCATATTTAGTCATTCTATTTTTGCTTATCGTTAATGTTGTTGCTACAAAATCATAACGTTTTGCACTAAGCCCAGATAAGATTCCTTGAAAAGGCAAATCCAATTGAGTTAACTTTACTCCTGGTAAATCTTTTAAAATTTCATCTAAAATATCTTTACCATAACCAACAATCTTTCCATCTTCAAGCATTTCAAAAGGAGCGTAACGAGCTTCAGTAGCAATAACTATCTCCCCTTTTGCCTTAATCTCTTCAAGTAAATCAGCTTGAACAGTATGAGTAAAAGCAGTGCATGCTAGACTTACCGTCAATAACGTTCTCTTAATAGGTTTTGTTAACCCAACTTTATCTGCCATCACATTCATTAAATTACTTTTCTTCATTTTAATATCTCCTGTTTTTTTAATAAACTCTCAAGTAATGAATATATAAACTATACAATATAAGGATATATAAACTATGCAGAATTATATCAAATTAAATAATAATTAGTATACAAATCATTTATCAAATAAATTTATATAAACAATCAATAAATTTTATTTGTTTATATATTTATTATTTTCTATAATTCAAAGATATATATAAACTAGTCAGAAAAAATATAAAGTCCACTATATAACCAATCTCTTAAAAACAAAGGAAAACCTTGCATTTAAAAGCTATTTTGATAACAATATTAGGAGTATTACTTATGAGTCTAGAAACAGTTTTTATGAAAGTAACTTCTATTGAGTCAGTTACATTTACATTTTATATTGGTATTTTTATGTTTTTAAGTTTAAATATTATTTTATTGATAACATTAAAGAAAAAAACAATTTCAGTATATAAAGTAAGTCTAAAACCAATTTTGATGTGCGGTTTTATATTGGGGATATCAATTATTTTTTTTGTTAGTGCAATTAAAACAACAACCGTTGCAAACACTGTTTTCTTACTAGCTTCTTCCCCTTTATTTTCTGCTTTTTATTCATATTTATTTTATAAAGAAAAAAGCAAAAAGAATATTTATATTGTATCTTTTTTTATTTTTCTTGGGCTAGGTGTGATTTTCTTTTCCCAATTAGGTAGTGGTGACATGATGGGTAATATTTATGCACTTATTTGTACAAATTTTTACGCTTTATATTTTGTAGTACTTTCAAAACACAAAGCAGCCAATAGATTTGCAATTATTTCATTTGGAGGTTTCATCGCTGCAACTATATCTTTTTTTCTTGCAAGTAGTTTTGTTATTGATATGAGTACTTTGATGATTTTATTATTAGCAGGTCTTTTAGTGGTTCCTATATCAAGAGTTCTTATCTCTGCTGGAACACAACATTTACCCGCTAGTGAAGTTACTTTATTGTTGACTTTAGAATCTGTAGCTGCACCATTTTTTGTTTGGTTGATTTTAAAAGAAGTTCCTTCAAATGGTACTTTTATAGGTGGTTTGATTATAGTATTAGCTTTATTTATAAACTCTTTATACTTATTAAAGGTATCTAAAAATACTTGACTCAAAAAAGATAGACTAGGCTAAATTATTATGTACAATATCAATATTAAATCCACTCCAATAATTTAATTCTAGCTAGTTTACTTGAATGATTTTTGTTTTTTTTCATATTTCATTATTTATGTATAAATGAAAATTTATTCTCTTTTCTCAAGTAAAAGTTTTATTCCTAAAACTATCATAACAACTCCAGAAAATAATTCTAATCGTTCTCTTACCTTTGGTCTTGTTATAAAACCATTTGCAGATATTATTGTATAAGATAAAAAACCTAACCAAATAAATGAAATACAAAAATGAAAAAATGCTAAATAAATCGATTGAAATAAAACAGAACTACTATTGTCAATAAACTGAGGTAAGAATGCCATATAAAAAATCACAATTTTAGGATTTAAAGCATTTGATAAGAATCCTTCTTTTATAGAACGAGCAAATATAAACTCTGAAGTTTTTACATTTAATTTTTCTTGATTATTCCTTGATTGTAAATATATTTTAATATTTGAAAACCCTAACCATAATAAATATATTGCACCCAATGTTTTAAGTAACGCAAAGGCAGTTACTGAATACAAAAGAATTGCAGATATTCCAATAGCAGAAAGAACTGCATGAAACATTAACCCTAAACTAATCCCAAAATTCGAAGTTAAACCATCTTTGATTCCACCTCTTAACGTATTTCTAAACATTATCATAGTGTCTGCACCAGGAACCATTGTTAAAATCGTAATTGTAATAAGAAATGTTGTTAATGTATTGTCCATTTTATACCTTTTATTCAAATAATATTTGATAACATCATAACTTCTTTATTCTTCAAATCATCAAAAAACTAAAATTCATTTATTTAACATTTTACATAAGATGTAGAATAAAATATCAGCTCCTGAACCATTTTTATAGGAATCTAATAATCACTTTAATTCTCTTAAAATTATGGATTTATTAAGTTCTAATATTTCTGCTTTTTATAAGTAAAAATTTGATACGGTAATCCTAAGATTATTATTTATACTTTCTCATTAATTGCTCAATTTATCTGCCACGATAATAAGCTTTAATTGTATATCAAGTATAAAAAAGGAAAAGAATTAATGAAATTAGATTTTAAATGGTCACGATTAGATGATTTAAGTGCTCTTGAGTTATTTGAAATAATAAAAGCGCGAGAATCAGTATTTGTAGTAGAACAAAAATGTGCTTATCAAGAAACTGATGATATGGATCTTCATTCATGGCATCTTTGTGCTTTTTTAAATAATGAATTAGCTGCTTATGTAAGAGTTGTAGACCCAGGTATTAAATATGAACAACCTTCTATAGGTCGAGTTCTAACTTTGCAGAAATTTAGAAATCTAAAAATTGGTCGTTCTTTGATGAATGAAGCTATTAATTTTACAGAAAAAAAGTTTCCCAAAATGAATATAAAAATTGGTGCTCAAGTATACTTACAGAATTTCTATGAATCTTTAGGGTTTAAAACAATAAATGATGGATATGATGAAGATGGTATTCCTCATATAGATATGATTAGAACATCAATAATAAATAAGCAAAACAATTATAAGAAAAGGTAAAAAATGTTTACTTTCAAGAAAACGCAATTAATACTTATGCTAACTTTATTACTTCTATTCTCAGGATGTATTAAAAGAATTGGTAGCGATGGTCTAACTCTAAAACTTGACCCAAATGAACTAAATATGCAATCAAGTATGTTCCCAATAGAAAAGAATTTTACTATTGCAAAGGTTTTAGTCAATAAACCAGATTTAGGTATTAATACTACTAACCAAATTACGGCTATTGTTGATGTAGATTTAAAAGTTATATTTATGCCAGATACAAAAGCAACTTTGGATATTGCAGGAGAACCATATTTTAATAAAGAGAGAAATGCAATCTTTTTAAAAAATGTTGATATAAATAAAATAAGTTTCCAAAACAATGATATAGCAAAAAACTTCTCTTCTGAACTTATTTCAAGTCTTGATCCTCTTATTGATGAAGTATTTAAAAACATACCTGTTTATACGATAAAAGAGAACTCTTTTAAAGGTTCTTTTGTAAAAGATATAAAAGTTGAGGATTCTGAACTTCTTGTGACTTTTGGACTATAGATTTTTAATTTATTAATATTTAGATACAATCACGTTTTAAAGAAGTGAATATATTATAAAATAAATAAAACAAGAGGAATTATAAAATGCCATTATTAGACAGTTTTAGAGTAGACCATACAATTATGCCAGCACCAGCAGTAAGAGTTGCAAAAACAATGAAATCACCATCAGGTGATATTATTACAGTTTTTGATTTAAGATTTTGTGTACCAAATGAATCAATGATGAGTGAAAAAGGTATTCATACTTTAGAACACTTATTTGCAGGATTTATTAGAAATCATTTAAATAGTGATACTGTAGAAGTTATTGATGTTTCTCCAATGGGTTGTAGAACTGGTTTTTATATGAGTTTATTAGGTAATCCTGATGAAAAAACAGTAGCAGTAGCATGGAGAGCAGCAATGCAAGATGTAATAAATGTAGAGAAACAAGAAGATATTCCAGAATTAAATATTTTCCAATGTGGAACATGTGCAATGCACTCGCTTTCAGAAGCTAAAGAAATTGCGCAAAATATCTTAGATAGTGATATTGGTGTAATGTCAAATGAAGAATTATTTCTTTCAGAAGAAAAATTAGCTTCATTAGGAAACTAAAAGTTTATGGATAAAAAACTATCTTTATTTAAAGAGTTGTTTTCAGATTATATCAATATCGCTATTTTGCATATTGATAACTCTTTAGGTTTAGTAGATTCAGCACTTGAAGAAGTTCGAGAAAAAAATGAAGGGAATATCAAATATATTCCTTTTGTAGACGAATCAAGTGCAAAACTTCGTGCAACTGCTAGAGAATACGAATATGTAGTTTTAGGAAATATTTTAACATCTTGTCCAAATAAGGAAAAAATCCTAAAAATTATGTACAAAGCTCTTGAAAATTCAGGGAATATTATTATTTTAGAGAAAATTGAAAATAATAATAGATATGAAATTCTAGATTTACTAGAAGAAATAGGTTTTCAAGCACCAAATTGTATTGAACTTTTTGATGATACTTATATTTATACAGCAAAAAAAATGCATCATTGGGACAACGGTCTTTAATATTGCAAGATAATATTAACAGTGTTGTTAAAACCAAAGATGGTTCTAACACACTTTTTTCACAAAAGTATAATCAACACTATCATAACCCTGATGATGGTGCTATTAATGAATCTCTTAGTAAACATATACTTCCAACATTTCAATATCACAAAGAAAAAGATGAATTAACTATTTTAGATATTTGTTTTGGAATTGGATATAACACTTTTACTACACTTTTGTATGTTAAAAATAACAATCAAAGCAAAAAGATTAATATCTATTCTCCAGAATTAGATGGTAATCTTGTCTCATCATTAGAAAATTTCAACTTTCCAAAAGAGTTTGAAGAAATAAAACATATTATAAAAGAAGTTGCAATAAATAAGAAATACGAAGATGAGAATATTAAAATTGAAGTAAATATTGGTGATGCAAGAGAATATATAAAGACTTTAGAAAAAAATAGCTTTGATATTATTTATCAAGATGCTTTTTCTTCAGAAGTAAATCAAGAACTTTGGACAAAAGAGTACTTTGATGATATATATAAACTTTGTAAACAAGACTGTGTTATGAGTACATATTCTGTTGCTACACCAATTAGGCTTTCAATGAATGAAGCTGGATTTTATATTTATGAATATCGACCAGTAAAAAGAAAAATAACTCTTGCTAGTAAAATAAAGAAAACTATTTTGGGAAAATTCATAGATATGGATTTGAAAAGGCAGAGGAACAAAGAAGCAAAAGCAATATATGACAAAAGCAATAACTAAAAACTATATAAAATATTATAAAGGGAACACTCCTATAATACTAAGCGCTCCACATGGTGGAGATGCACAACCAAAAGATACAAAAACTAGAACATCAGGTGTCTTTGATAAAGACGATTATACTTATGAATTAACACAACTAATAGTTGAAGAATTTTATAAACAAACATCACTTACTCCTTATGCGGTAATCGCTGAAATATCAAGAGAAAAAGTTGATTTAAATAGAAAAAAAAGTGAGGCTTTTGAAGATGAAAAAGCAAGTCTAGTATATAACCAATTTCATAATTCTATAGAGAAATCTAAGCTAGAAATAGAAGAAGATTTTGGAAAAGGTTTATATATAGATATTCATGGACAATCGCATCCAAAGGCATATTTAGAATTTGGATATTTACTTGATAATGATATTTTAAAACAACACGATGGTGCATTAAAAGAACATAGCAAAAAATCTAGTATATCTTCACTATCAAAGTTTTCAAGAGAGTGTTTTATCGACCAATTAAAAGGGCCTCATTCTATGGGAAGTCTTATGTGTAATCAAGGTTTTGATTCAATTCCTTCTATAAAATTACCTTATGCAAGTGATGAAAACTATTTTGAAGGTGCTTATAATACTAGAACACATGGTTCTTTAAATGGTGGAAATATAGTAGGAATACAAATAGAATTTCCCTATAAAGATGTAAGAGATACACATAAAAATAGACAAAAATGTGCAAAGGCAT
This genomic interval from Poseidonibacter antarcticus contains the following:
- a CDS encoding DMT family transporter translates to MITILGVLLMSLETVFMKVTSIESVTFTFYIGIFMFLSLNIILLITLKKKTISVYKVSLKPILMCGFILGISIIFFVSAIKTTTVANTVFLLASSPLFSAFYSYLFYKEKSKKNIYIVSFFIFLGLGVIFFSQLGSGDMMGNIYALICTNFYALYFVVLSKHKAANRFAIISFGGFIAATISFFLASSFVIDMSTLMILLLAGLLVVPISRVLISAGTQHLPASEVTLLLTLESVAAPFFVWLILKEVPSNGTFIGGLIIVLALFINSLYLLKVSKNT
- the luxS gene encoding S-ribosylhomocysteine lyase; protein product: MPLLDSFRVDHTIMPAPAVRVAKTMKSPSGDIITVFDLRFCVPNESMMSEKGIHTLEHLFAGFIRNHLNSDTVEVIDVSPMGCRTGFYMSLLGNPDEKTVAVAWRAAMQDVINVEKQEDIPELNIFQCGTCAMHSLSEAKEIAQNILDSDIGVMSNEELFLSEEKLASLGN
- a CDS encoding transporter substrate-binding domain-containing protein, coding for MKKSNLMNVMADKVGLTKPIKRTLLTVSLACTAFTHTVQADLLEEIKAKGEIVIATEARYAPFEMLEDGKIVGYGKDILDEILKDLPGVKLTQLDLPFQGILSGLSAKRYDFVATTLTISKNRMTKYAFTYPISTASLAILKRKGDKRITSAKDMAGMTLGIQGGSEQLGAIKIYEKAELSKKGYKNIKKFTDYNEAYTALASRRVDIVPQALPNLAAVVKKRPDIFEIVQPVFGPDAYYAWIGRKDSESATLVQFFSDGIEKLHKSGKLTELQMKWFGFTMDFPTGYIPTPADKEL
- the speB gene encoding agmatinase → MSQDQQQLPRYSGIATFMRCPYEESLEGIDIGLIGVPFDGGVTNRTGTRHGPREIRNQSSLMRSVNQSTDISPFELCKVADVGDALPESPFELERSHRSIQDFFEKVVEAGVLPISAGGDHSISLPILRALAKNSPIALVHFDAHCDTGGHYLGSKFHHGSPFRVAVEEGLIDPKKTIQIGIRGSVNHKDIWKFSHDSGMRVIYMDEFYELGIEGILSEVHSLIGNTPTYVTFDVDGLDPAFAVGTGTPEVGGFTTFEAIKLIRGLTGLHIVGGDVVEVSPPFDPSGATALVGATMMFELLCVTAESLAKRKDRV
- a CDS encoding DUF1439 domain-containing protein codes for the protein MFTFKKTQLILMLTLLLLFSGCIKRIGSDGLTLKLDPNELNMQSSMFPIEKNFTIAKVLVNKPDLGINTTNQITAIVDVDLKVIFMPDTKATLDIAGEPYFNKERNAIFLKNVDINKISFQNNDIAKNFSSELISSLDPLIDEVFKNIPVYTIKENSFKGSFVKDIKVEDSELLVTFGL
- a CDS encoding LysE family translocator; translated protein: MDNTLTTFLITITILTMVPGADTMIMFRNTLRGGIKDGLTSNFGISLGLMFHAVLSAIGISAILLYSVTAFALLKTLGAIYLLWLGFSNIKIYLQSRNNQEKLNVKTSEFIFARSIKEGFLSNALNPKIVIFYMAFLPQFIDNSSSVLFQSIYLAFFHFCISFIWLGFLSYTIISANGFITRPKVRERLELFSGVVMIVLGIKLLLEKRE
- a CDS encoding LysR substrate-binding domain-containing protein, which translates into the protein MDKLKMTIREMDIFVNVAKLLKLTKVSEKMNLTQPSISMAIKSIEEEFNEKLFDRISKKLIINERGRALYEEVTPILLQLKGFEERFIQNKFSGNINVAASNTIGAYVLADVLYDYKKLYKDINITHLYPEPNHIISLINEGKVDIGFIEFELFDKDIVKELLYKDELIVVSSDKSLIEKSFYIDQLFDKEWIVREISSAVTQTFFDYLGDVKSDLNITLALEHTVSIKELLIKHKNAISILPAKSVETEIRSNKLYKIDIINMKFERNTYMIYHKNKFKNIIFESFRKFAFENIAK
- a CDS encoding amino acid ABC transporter permease encodes the protein MDLSLYITYWPLLLKGLLFTLYICSIGIFLALIGGLILYRINRINLLITRLIYSIYLNVFRGTPLLVQVYLVYYGGPFIGLELTAEQVGILGLSLYGAAYFTEIFRSGFESIPKGHIEAAEDLGYSRAQILIHIQLPQMLGLILPPSINQTIILIKESAILSIITVAELTTSAVTMATETFSMLEPYVFLAVAYWCITFIVAKIGSWCENRATIHLQRS
- a CDS encoding tRNA (5-methylaminomethyl-2-thiouridine)(34)-methyltransferase MnmD, with protein sequence MQDNINSVVKTKDGSNTLFSQKYNQHYHNPDDGAINESLSKHILPTFQYHKEKDELTILDICFGIGYNTFTTLLYVKNNNQSKKINIYSPELDGNLVSSLENFNFPKEFEEIKHIIKEVAINKKYEDENIKIEVNIGDAREYIKTLEKNSFDIIYQDAFSSEVNQELWTKEYFDDIYKLCKQDCVMSTYSVATPIRLSMNEAGFYIYEYRPVKRKITLASKIKKTILGKFIDMDLKRQRNKEAKAIYDKSNN
- a CDS encoding GNAT family N-acetyltransferase, whose protein sequence is MKLDFKWSRLDDLSALELFEIIKARESVFVVEQKCAYQETDDMDLHSWHLCAFLNNELAAYVRVVDPGIKYEQPSIGRVLTLQKFRNLKIGRSLMNEAINFTEKKFPKMNIKIGAQVYLQNFYESLGFKTINDGYDEDGIPHIDMIRTSIINKQNNYKKR
- a CDS encoding amino acid ABC transporter ATP-binding protein, with product MSQQKAIKLINLKKHFGDNEVLKGINLDINYGEVVCIIGGSGSGKSTMLRCMNFLEQYDGGEVLINGRLIGYGSDSLGNLELLPSNVIQEDLAEVCMVFQQFNLWPHMSVIENVMSPLLRVNRLSKKEAEERAVKVLTRVDMLHKKDAYPEQLSGGQQQRVAIARALGTEPKIMLFDEPTSALDPELVGEVLKVMQSLAQDGMTMVIVTHEMGFAAKVSDKVVFLANGLIEEQGNPKILFSQPKSEKLKSFLSTWSERNSGIV
- a CDS encoding amino acid ABC transporter permease → MFDFSVVFEHTDSLLNGLWMTTWISLLSILIGFVFSIFLCLGRLSSHAFINFICRFYISAIRGTPILVQLTIVFYFLPYWGINIPSVLAAIIALSMNTAAFQAEILRGGFQSIPHGQKESAWSYGYTAFQCLYYIELPQVLRKTLPSLTNETIDIIKNSALISTIAVTDLMRITQVYSSTTYRPIEFFVSAAVLYLLLTSCITILGRYIESRLTTH